The following is a genomic window from Methylomarinum vadi.
TAGGTTGCGATGGCGAAGCGTTTTTTTGGCCCTTGCCGAACAGCAGGTCGGTATCGAATCCGGCGTGATTTTGACCGCCGAATGATTGTTCGCTATCACGGTAATGCATCGGCTCTTGATAATCATTGTTTTGCTCGCGGCCGTAAGCGGGGGCTGGTCTGTTTTGGCCGGCCTTGGCGGCGAACAAACGGTACAGCAAATAGGCGATGCCGGCAAAGACCAAAATATCCATGAAATTGAAGCCTTCAAAGGCGCCACCGAAAAACAGCGAACCCAGCAGACCGCCCAGGGCGAGGGCGCCGAGCATGCCCATCAGGCCCCCGCGTTGCGACATTCTCTGTCTGGCTGCCTGATTTTTCTGGTAAGCCTGCTGTTGACTGGCGGAACGGCTAGGCTGGCTGGACGTAGACCGGCGGTAAGGGGAACTGTAAATGGATTTGCTGCCGAATGATCTACCTCCACCGAGTCTCTTTGCTTCCGCGTCCGAGATGCCGCCGATTGATAACGTCAAGGCAATCATCAAAGTGGCTACAAGACTGAAAATTTTGTTCATAACACTCTGTCGTTTTATAGGAAAAAGTTGAATAAATCAGATATCTCTTATATTCTTGCGTGAATATTTTTTTCGCGTAGGATATTTAAATACACTTCGCTTAGCAATTTTAACCATGATTCCGGCATTGCAAAAAATAACGATATTGCTATTGGTGTTGCTGCAACTCGCCGCTCCACTGGTACATGCCCATTCCGGTAGGGATACAACCGGTTTGGGAGTGCATGTCCCAGGACTGGAATCATGGTCGGTTGGAGCGACGCAGAGCTCTTTTAGTTCCTGCGATAAACCCTACCATACTGACAATTACATAGTCTCCGTCAGTTCCGCCATTAAGCAGAAGCCGACGGTCTCGATAGAACCTTCTTATATTGGGGCGCTGCCGCACCCGCTATTAGCCTATACGGTCGCACAGGATGCGACGTTGCTGAATTTTTCCCCCCATATCGATCTAATTCTTCCTTCCCCCCCGCGCCATTCGCACGCTACCCGCGCGCCGCCTTTTTCCTACTATATTTTTATCTAGCAAAATCCGACTTTCTTCCCGCATGAGTAGCATTGGCGTTCCTTGCGTTCGCCCCTGCTGATTCTTCGCATTGACCTCCAAGGCTATCGGGAGGAAATGTTGGCAATAAATCTTCTTGTGCTGCTGTACCGTTAAGCATCGCTTCATTAAATCAATCTCGGG
Proteins encoded in this region:
- a CDS encoding Tim44 domain-containing protein; its protein translation is MNKIFSLVATLMIALTLSIGGISDAEAKRLGGGRSFGSKSIYSSPYRRSTSSQPSRSASQQQAYQKNQAARQRMSQRGGLMGMLGALALGGLLGSLFFGGAFEGFNFMDILVFAGIAYLLYRLFAAKAGQNRPAPAYGREQNNDYQEPMHYRDSEQSFGGQNHAGFDTDLLFGKGQKNASPSQPKSQQDADFNQTSVPVGFDEKEFLKGAENAFRMLQKAWDNRDLAEIRGLTTDKVFAEIQEQLRASSEDNQTDVLKLQADLLDIREVGPELEAVVLFDSIMRENPDAQAEQVREVWHFVKPRDSLQPKWYLDGIQQLED